From Lysobacter auxotrophicus, the proteins below share one genomic window:
- a CDS encoding two-component system sensor histidine kinase NtrB, whose translation MVPGDPSGRGLDDEVRQFALLIGSVTDYAIYMLDPNGYIRSWNPGGERIKGYTDREIVGQHFSRFYTPEDVVRGEPQRGLECARTQGKFESEGWRLRKDGTRFRASVVIDPIWQEGELIGFAKVTRDVTERYEAQMRLQAAQKALAQSQKLEAIGKLTLGLAHDFNNLLTVIVNSLDLIGLKNTDDPRTLEWIEAAQRAADRGTLLTRQLLAFARGQNLSLEPHDINDLLARSAELYRRACGASIQFDFDLSDEAPLLEVDATQFEAAVLNLVVNSRDAMLPGGGAITVRTRQTTCPRPEAPDEGDRQYVVVEVVDTGSGMSAEVIERAAEPFFTTKEVGKGSGLGLSQVFGFAAQSGGFVLLNSEPGRGTQVGIHLPAQPAPAARTANGERGDV comes from the coding sequence GTGGTCCCGGGTGATCCTTCCGGCCGTGGCCTCGACGACGAGGTCCGGCAGTTCGCGTTGCTCATCGGCAGCGTGACGGATTACGCCATCTACATGCTCGACCCCAACGGCTACATCCGCAGCTGGAACCCCGGCGGGGAACGCATCAAGGGGTACACCGACCGCGAGATCGTCGGCCAGCACTTCTCCCGCTTCTACACGCCCGAGGACGTGGTCCGCGGCGAGCCCCAGCGCGGTCTGGAATGCGCGCGCACGCAGGGCAAGTTCGAGTCCGAAGGCTGGCGCCTGCGCAAGGACGGCACGCGCTTTCGCGCGAGCGTGGTGATCGACCCGATCTGGCAGGAAGGCGAACTGATCGGTTTCGCCAAGGTCACCCGCGATGTCACCGAGCGCTACGAGGCGCAGATGCGCCTGCAGGCCGCGCAGAAGGCGCTGGCGCAGTCGCAGAAGCTGGAGGCGATCGGCAAGCTCACGCTCGGGCTGGCGCACGACTTCAACAACCTGCTGACGGTGATCGTCAACAGCCTGGACCTGATCGGCCTGAAGAACACCGACGATCCGCGCACGCTGGAATGGATCGAAGCCGCGCAGCGCGCCGCCGATCGCGGCACGCTGCTCACGCGCCAGCTGCTCGCCTTCGCGCGCGGGCAGAACCTGTCGCTGGAACCGCACGACATCAACGACCTGCTCGCGCGTTCGGCCGAGCTGTACCGCCGTGCCTGCGGCGCGTCGATCCAGTTCGATTTCGACCTCAGCGACGAGGCGCCTCTGCTGGAGGTGGACGCCACGCAGTTCGAGGCGGCCGTGCTCAACCTGGTCGTCAACAGCCGCGATGCGATGCTGCCCGGTGGCGGCGCCATCACCGTGCGCACGCGGCAGACGACGTGCCCGCGCCCCGAAGCGCCGGACGAAGGCGACCGCCAGTACGTGGTCGTCGAGGTCGTCGACACCGGTTCGGGCATGAGCGCGGAGGTCATCGAACGCGCCGCCGAGCCGTTCTTCACCACCAAGGAAGTCGGCAAGGGCAGCGGCCTGGGCCTGAGCCAGGTGTTCGGTTTCGCCGCGCAGTCGGGCGGTTTCGTGCTGTTGAACAGCGAGCCCGGCCGGGGAACCCAGGTCGGCATCCACCTTCCCGCGCAGCCGGCACCGGCCGCGCGCACCGCGAACGGAGAACGCGGCGATGTCTGA
- a CDS encoding response regulator, translating into MSEVRVLLVEDEDDLRMLIGEALRMTGYRVSTASDGPEAVTAMERERFDVVVSDVSMPNGMSGIELSDHAARLQPKARVILASGFARAQLPALPGNVIFLPKPYRIPQLLALLPERAAPGEEALPA; encoded by the coding sequence ATGTCTGAAGTACGCGTCCTGCTGGTCGAGGATGAGGACGATCTGCGCATGCTGATCGGCGAAGCGCTGCGCATGACCGGTTACCGCGTCAGCACGGCGTCCGATGGCCCCGAGGCCGTGACGGCGATGGAGCGCGAGCGCTTCGATGTCGTGGTCAGCGACGTGAGCATGCCCAACGGCATGTCGGGGATCGAGCTGTCCGACCATGCCGCGCGCCTGCAGCCGAAGGCGCGGGTGATCCTCGCGTCGGGTTTCGCCCGCGCGCAGCTGCCCGCCCTGCCCGGCAACGTGATCTTCCTGCCCAAGCCCTATCGCATCCCGCAACTGCTGGCGCTGCTTCCCGAGCGCGCCGCACCCGGCGAGGAAGCATTGCCGGCGTGA
- a CDS encoding bifunctional diguanylate cyclase/phosphodiesterase has product MPQAERSRPASRRTQSAAAVLGFGLAVAVVLAATLFAVAAADRSNRLQAAEQQNLALASGAERLVWLQLRNLERAMRGVSNDVQRVAVAAPDDLPRLIAPFFAGVSQRQQELESLELTDANGAPLSGGRGQPGLSDWPDRKVAQPYSYSMYVGPLTRHRGQWLLPLALRMDDGNWIVARLRTSELQKLVMHLDADRVRLIQLAGNDGLLVADTRGAQYVGQFDDSLVPTSVEPRLMEADDDDARDGVERITVSGAVPDYPLHVDVAIARDRVLAPWWRLVAAGVALYLLYLAGLVYLVRTVRRNARANAQMVERLTEAADNLRRAQQLGRTGTWIADRNGTVCWSEPVSDLLGLPEGQSAANIGEFYSIVHPDDRERLSEHFGQAWRSGDPYSLDYRIVRRDDGQVRWMSARGAATRDADGTVEMAGTVVDVTDRMEVQLALEETERQFRMLFERNPLPFWVFDVQTLRFVEVNQAAIEQYGYTREEFLAMTIYDIRPEEHRNEVATDLANHRPGERDEVKLWVHRRKDGRLLEVRIHATDIDFRGRPSRLVLAEDVTDRMAQQRELAYRASHDMTSGLLNADALASRVDAMDADSCRIACVQLRGLELIEDSLGREAGHDTLRVMATRIARLGERFGAAGHVRSDEFALAVCPADAWDQALECLQLELERPIPGEDTLHRLESWIGVAELRPGDGKATQAIANAGLAAHVARTEHRPVAVFEAGMARHASDRLRLAGRIHRAIDADEFELHFQILWDVAYSRPAGLETLLRWPQRNGGYLPPSEFIGLCEDTGLIVPLGRWALREAAAAQRLLDRAGFPGLPVAVNVSLMQFLDGDIAHDIESVLREYELPRGALHIELTESVLMTRPEQALETLRRLQSNGVCLSLDDFGTGFSSMSYLKQLPLDAIKIDQSFVRDVHRDERSASICQALLALGHGLGLKVVGEGVETQAQYEWLAMHGCNQVQGFGIHRPAPLAQAIETLREMREWVDGPWQAFATER; this is encoded by the coding sequence ATGCCCCAAGCCGAACGCTCCCGTCCCGCCAGTCGTCGAACGCAATCGGCCGCCGCCGTGCTCGGCTTCGGGCTCGCGGTGGCGGTGGTGCTCGCCGCGACGCTGTTCGCGGTCGCGGCAGCAGATCGCAGCAACCGCCTGCAAGCGGCCGAACAGCAGAACCTCGCGCTGGCCTCCGGCGCCGAGCGGCTGGTGTGGCTGCAACTTCGCAACCTCGAACGCGCGATGCGCGGCGTCTCCAACGACGTGCAGCGCGTCGCGGTCGCCGCGCCCGACGACCTGCCCAGGCTGATCGCCCCGTTCTTCGCCGGCGTGTCGCAGCGGCAGCAGGAACTGGAGAGCCTGGAACTCACCGACGCGAACGGCGCCCCGCTCAGCGGCGGGCGCGGCCAACCGGGGCTTTCGGACTGGCCGGACCGCAAAGTCGCGCAGCCGTACTCGTATTCGATGTATGTCGGCCCGCTCACGCGCCATCGCGGGCAATGGCTGCTGCCGCTCGCGCTGCGCATGGACGATGGCAACTGGATCGTCGCGCGCCTTCGCACGAGCGAGCTGCAGAAGCTGGTGATGCACCTGGATGCGGACCGCGTGCGCCTGATCCAGCTGGCCGGCAACGACGGCCTGCTCGTCGCCGACACGCGCGGCGCGCAGTACGTCGGCCAGTTCGACGACTCCCTCGTGCCCACCTCCGTCGAACCGCGGCTGATGGAGGCCGACGACGACGACGCCCGCGACGGCGTCGAGCGCATCACCGTGAGCGGCGCGGTGCCCGACTACCCGCTGCACGTGGACGTCGCCATCGCGCGCGACCGCGTACTCGCGCCGTGGTGGCGGCTCGTCGCGGCGGGTGTCGCGCTGTACCTGCTGTACCTCGCCGGCCTGGTCTACCTGGTGCGCACGGTGCGTCGCAATGCGCGCGCGAACGCGCAGATGGTCGAACGCCTGACCGAAGCGGCGGACAACCTGCGCCGCGCACAGCAACTGGGCCGCACCGGCACGTGGATCGCCGACCGCAACGGCACCGTGTGCTGGTCCGAACCGGTGAGCGACCTGCTCGGCCTGCCGGAAGGCCAGTCGGCGGCGAACATCGGCGAGTTCTATTCCATCGTGCATCCCGACGATCGCGAGCGGTTGTCCGAGCATTTCGGCCAGGCCTGGCGCAGCGGCGATCCGTATTCGCTGGATTACCGCATCGTGCGGCGCGACGACGGCCAGGTGCGCTGGATGTCCGCGCGCGGCGCGGCCACACGCGATGCCGACGGCACGGTGGAAATGGCCGGCACCGTGGTCGACGTCACCGACCGCATGGAAGTGCAGCTGGCGCTGGAGGAAACCGAGCGCCAGTTCCGCATGCTGTTCGAGCGCAACCCGCTGCCGTTCTGGGTGTTCGACGTGCAGACGCTGCGCTTCGTCGAGGTGAACCAGGCGGCGATTGAGCAGTACGGGTACACGCGCGAGGAATTCCTCGCGATGACCATCTACGACATCCGCCCCGAGGAACACCGCAACGAGGTCGCCACCGACCTGGCGAACCATCGCCCCGGCGAACGCGACGAGGTGAAGCTGTGGGTGCATCGCCGCAAGGACGGCCGCCTGCTGGAAGTGCGCATCCACGCGACCGACATCGACTTCCGCGGCCGGCCTTCGCGCCTGGTGCTGGCCGAGGACGTCACCGACCGCATGGCGCAGCAGCGCGAACTGGCCTATCGCGCCAGCCACGACATGACCAGCGGCCTGCTCAACGCCGACGCGCTGGCTAGTCGCGTGGATGCGATGGACGCCGATTCGTGCCGCATCGCGTGCGTGCAGCTGCGCGGGCTGGAACTGATCGAGGACAGCCTGGGCCGCGAAGCCGGCCACGACACGCTGCGCGTGATGGCCACGCGCATCGCGCGGCTGGGCGAGCGTTTCGGCGCGGCGGGCCACGTGCGTAGCGACGAGTTCGCGCTGGCGGTGTGCCCGGCGGATGCGTGGGACCAGGCGCTGGAATGCCTGCAACTGGAACTGGAGCGGCCGATCCCCGGCGAGGACACGCTGCATCGGCTGGAATCGTGGATCGGCGTGGCCGAACTTCGCCCGGGCGACGGCAAGGCGACGCAGGCGATCGCCAACGCCGGCCTCGCCGCGCACGTCGCGCGCACCGAACATCGCCCGGTCGCCGTGTTCGAAGCGGGCATGGCGCGCCATGCGAGCGATCGCCTGCGGCTGGCCGGACGCATCCATCGCGCGATCGACGCGGACGAATTCGAACTGCATTTCCAGATCCTGTGGGATGTCGCGTACTCGCGGCCGGCCGGCCTGGAAACGTTGCTGCGCTGGCCGCAGCGCAACGGCGGTTACCTGCCGCCGTCGGAATTCATCGGCCTGTGCGAGGACACCGGCCTGATCGTCCCGCTGGGCCGCTGGGCCCTGCGCGAAGCGGCCGCGGCGCAGCGCCTGCTCGACCGCGCCGGATTCCCGGGTTTGCCGGTGGCGGTGAACGTCTCGCTGATGCAGTTTCTCGATGGCGACATCGCGCACGACATCGAGAGCGTACTGCGCGAGTACGAACTGCCGCGCGGCGCGCTGCACATCGAACTGACCGAAAGCGTGCTGATGACGCGCCCGGAACAGGCGCTGGAGACGCTGCGCCGCCTGCAGTCCAATGGCGTGTGCCTGTCGCTGGACGACTTCGGCACGGGGTTTTCGAGCATGTCGTACCTCAAGCAGCTGCCGCTGGACGCGATCAAGATTGACCAGTCCTTCGTGCGCGACGTGCATCGCGACGAACGCAGCGCGTCGATCTGCCAGGCGCTGCTCGCCCTCGGCCACGGCCTGGGCCTGAAGGTCGTGGGCGAAGGCGTCGAAACGCAGGCGCAGTACGAATGGCTCGCCATGCATGGGTGCAACCAGGTCCAGGGCTTCGGCATCCACCGCCCGGCGCCGCTCGCGCAGGCCATCGAAACCCTGCGCGAGATGCGCGAATGGGTGGACGGGCCGTGGCAGGCGTTCGCGACGGAGCGGTGA
- a CDS encoding efflux RND transporter periplasmic adaptor subunit, with amino-acid sequence MKTPSRLPGRIILLLALVPVLLVPLIKWDAEATPPKKPDAPPAVVGVANAVTTELAPVHWAPGSVISRRDAKVASEQEGRVVRVVEVGQKVRAGEPLAVLDDTALALQERQGEADLARIQAQLDMAARQEQRYAQLAAQQNIARAQYEQLRADRDMLAQDRARAQALLAQTRHRRTQMVVRAPFDGVVAERSVQLGEYVDTGAPVARLVDTGAQEVRVRAPVDLAEHLAVGMPVQVSVGRRDTANASNAKYRTHPVSALVPVGDEASRQLELRIAMDTGELPVGTAVDVGMPGARKRSVVAVPRDAVILRREGDYVLRVASNDTAERLPVKTGTEVGGLVEVQGAVKPGDRLIVRGGERIEAGQAVSIQPDLSRATASR; translated from the coding sequence ATGAAAACCCCGTCCCGTCTTCCCGGACGCATCATCCTGTTGCTCGCGCTGGTACCCGTGCTGCTCGTGCCGCTGATCAAGTGGGACGCCGAGGCAACGCCGCCGAAGAAGCCCGATGCGCCGCCGGCGGTGGTCGGCGTGGCGAACGCGGTGACGACGGAACTCGCGCCGGTGCACTGGGCACCTGGCAGCGTCATCAGCCGGCGCGACGCGAAGGTTGCCAGCGAGCAGGAAGGCCGCGTCGTGCGCGTGGTCGAAGTCGGGCAGAAGGTGCGCGCCGGCGAACCGCTGGCGGTGCTCGACGACACCGCGCTCGCGTTGCAGGAGCGGCAGGGCGAGGCGGACCTGGCGCGCATCCAGGCGCAGCTCGACATGGCCGCGCGGCAGGAACAGCGTTACGCGCAGCTCGCCGCGCAGCAGAACATCGCGCGTGCGCAGTACGAACAGCTGCGCGCCGATCGCGACATGCTCGCGCAGGATCGCGCGCGGGCGCAGGCGCTGCTCGCGCAGACGCGCCATCGCCGCACGCAGATGGTGGTGCGCGCGCCGTTCGACGGCGTGGTCGCCGAACGCTCCGTGCAGCTGGGCGAATACGTGGATACCGGCGCGCCGGTGGCGCGGCTGGTCGACACCGGCGCGCAGGAAGTGCGCGTGCGCGCGCCGGTGGACCTGGCCGAGCACCTCGCGGTCGGCATGCCGGTGCAGGTGAGCGTGGGCCGTCGCGATACGGCCAATGCATCGAACGCGAAGTACCGCACCCATCCGGTGAGCGCGCTGGTGCCGGTGGGCGACGAAGCATCGCGCCAGCTCGAACTGCGCATCGCCATGGACACCGGCGAGTTGCCGGTCGGCACGGCGGTCGATGTCGGCATGCCGGGCGCACGCAAGCGTTCGGTGGTCGCGGTGCCGCGCGACGCGGTCATCCTGCGTCGCGAAGGCGATTACGTGCTGCGCGTGGCGTCGAACGACACGGCCGAACGCCTGCCGGTGAAGACCGGCACGGAAGTCGGCGGACTGGTGGAAGTGCAGGGCGCGGTGAAGCCGGGCGACCGGCTGATCGTGCGCGGCGGCGAGCGGATCGAAGCCGGGCAGGCGGTCTCGATCCAGCCGGATCTGTCGCGGGCGACGGCGTCGCGGTAA
- a CDS encoding efflux RND transporter permease subunit gives MKITQASLRNPAAVAVAVVMVCAFGVLSLLKLPLQLFPDIERPQMSIQTGWRAASPQEMESEIVEPIEAVMQGLPGLEEIESNINAGNSFINLTFAVGSDMDAMLVEVLSRMNRLQPLPRDATPPVVQAGADNANNSLTYFFVQKLPDTPGDILDRRQMIEDRIVPRLSAVEGVAGVEINGGAPEELTITMNLERAAALGIQIPQVADVAARATDVSGGVVEAGRREYVLRFAGRYSPEALGDLILAWRDGRPVRLGDVATVEVKRPEQRFFAYQNGNPAIGLRILRESGANVLDTLDRVKAVVEEIRVKELQPQGLDIRQSFDASVFINRAIGLLSGSLGAGVLLAVGCLWWFLRDVRATALIACAIPISLLATFIVLQLTGRSLNVISLAGLAFAVGMVMDAAVVVAENIVRLREEGMPATQAALEGSRQVGGALVASTLTTIAVFLPVIFMDDVEGQLFADLALTISIAVGISLLIAVTVLPAAASSWLRKREDAHEQQQHRFWVGVSAWAMRVTTGRRNQLAWVGGLVVAPILLTLVLMPKIDYLPPVKRAAVDAFFNFPPGMSPERVNAEMAPTLLARMKPYMDGEKGPQLSNWYLNLWPGGGTLGARVVDPEDIGELERIVRDEVTVGFPDTRAFASEGELFGSFGGSARAIAIHLQHADGDALTRAAETGRKLLSEKFAGANVQAWPNADAGTPELRINPDDRRLAEVGWRRPDLATAVRALGDGQWLGEYFDGDRRLAIILRSDREDDVERLGAAPLATPGGGVMSLAELAQVDTVLAPNQMRRVDRRRTVTLTVDPPPAMSLEEALGIVEDDVVPVLRDALPDDAAIRVSGSADRLGEVVRSMGTNFAMALVVLFLLMAAMFKSLRDSAYVMATLPMAVLGGVIGLRVLDLVAGQTLDLLSMIGFIMLLGMVINNAILLVAQAREGQAAGATLEDALKQALDQRLRPILIGALTGVLGALPMAINPGPGAVIYRGLAAVSVGGVALSLVFIVVLVPALLRLCESRRASAVDEARTLAPLPSPGG, from the coding sequence ATGAAAATCACGCAAGCGTCGCTCCGCAATCCCGCCGCGGTCGCCGTGGCCGTGGTGATGGTCTGCGCGTTCGGCGTGCTGAGCCTGCTCAAGCTGCCGCTGCAGCTGTTTCCCGACATCGAGCGCCCGCAGATGTCGATCCAGACCGGCTGGCGCGCCGCGTCGCCGCAGGAGATGGAATCGGAAATCGTCGAGCCCATCGAAGCGGTGATGCAGGGCCTGCCGGGTCTTGAGGAAATCGAATCCAACATCAACGCCGGCAACAGTTTCATCAACCTCACCTTCGCCGTCGGCAGCGACATGGACGCGATGCTGGTCGAAGTGCTCTCGCGCATGAACCGCCTGCAGCCGCTGCCGCGCGACGCCACGCCGCCGGTCGTCCAGGCCGGCGCTGACAACGCCAACAACTCGCTCACGTATTTCTTCGTGCAGAAGCTGCCGGACACGCCGGGCGACATCCTCGATCGCCGGCAGATGATCGAGGACCGCATCGTGCCGCGCCTGTCGGCGGTGGAAGGCGTCGCCGGCGTGGAGATCAACGGCGGCGCGCCGGAAGAACTCACCATCACCATGAACCTGGAGCGCGCGGCCGCGCTGGGCATCCAGATTCCGCAGGTCGCCGACGTCGCCGCGCGCGCGACGGATGTCTCCGGCGGCGTGGTCGAGGCCGGCCGTCGCGAATACGTTCTGAGGTTCGCCGGGCGCTATTCCCCCGAAGCGCTCGGCGACCTCATCCTCGCATGGCGCGACGGCCGGCCGGTGCGGCTGGGTGACGTCGCCACGGTCGAAGTGAAGCGACCGGAACAGCGCTTCTTCGCCTACCAGAACGGCAATCCCGCGATCGGCCTGCGCATCCTGCGCGAGAGCGGGGCGAACGTGCTCGACACGCTCGACCGGGTGAAAGCGGTCGTCGAAGAGATCCGCGTGAAGGAGCTGCAACCGCAGGGGCTCGACATCCGCCAGAGCTTCGACGCGTCGGTGTTCATCAATCGCGCGATCGGCCTGTTGTCGGGCAGCCTCGGCGCCGGCGTGCTGCTCGCGGTCGGCTGCCTGTGGTGGTTCCTGCGCGACGTGCGCGCCACCGCGCTGATCGCCTGCGCCATTCCGATCTCGCTGCTCGCCACGTTCATCGTGCTGCAGCTCACAGGCCGCAGCCTCAACGTGATCTCGCTCGCGGGGCTGGCGTTCGCGGTCGGCATGGTGATGGACGCGGCCGTCGTCGTCGCGGAAAACATCGTGCGGTTGCGCGAGGAGGGCATGCCCGCCACGCAGGCCGCGCTGGAAGGCTCGCGGCAGGTGGGCGGCGCGCTGGTCGCCTCCACGCTCACGACCATCGCGGTGTTTTTGCCGGTGATCTTCATGGACGACGTCGAAGGACAGCTCTTCGCCGACCTCGCACTGACGATCTCCATCGCCGTCGGCATCTCGCTGCTGATCGCCGTCACCGTGCTGCCGGCGGCGGCGAGTTCGTGGTTGCGCAAGCGCGAGGACGCGCACGAGCAGCAACAGCATCGCTTCTGGGTCGGCGTCAGCGCGTGGGCGATGCGCGTGACCACCGGTCGCCGCAACCAGCTGGCCTGGGTCGGCGGGCTGGTCGTCGCGCCGATCCTGCTGACCCTGGTGCTGATGCCGAAGATCGACTACCTGCCGCCGGTGAAGCGCGCGGCGGTGGACGCGTTCTTCAACTTCCCGCCCGGCATGAGCCCCGAACGCGTGAACGCGGAAATGGCGCCGACGCTGCTCGCGCGCATGAAGCCCTACATGGACGGCGAGAAGGGCCCGCAACTGAGCAACTGGTACCTCAACCTGTGGCCGGGCGGCGGCACGCTCGGTGCACGCGTGGTCGATCCGGAGGACATCGGTGAGCTCGAACGCATCGTGCGCGACGAAGTGACCGTCGGCTTCCCCGACACGCGCGCGTTCGCGAGCGAGGGCGAGTTGTTCGGCAGCTTCGGGGGTTCCGCGCGCGCCATCGCGATCCATCTCCAACACGCCGACGGCGACGCGCTCACGCGTGCGGCCGAAACCGGACGCAAGCTGCTGTCGGAGAAGTTCGCCGGCGCGAACGTGCAGGCGTGGCCCAACGCCGACGCCGGCACGCCGGAGCTGCGCATCAATCCGGACGACCGGCGCCTGGCGGAAGTCGGCTGGCGTCGGCCGGATCTCGCCACGGCGGTGCGCGCGCTCGGCGACGGCCAGTGGCTGGGCGAATACTTCGACGGCGATCGGCGCCTGGCGATCATCCTGCGCAGCGATCGCGAGGACGACGTGGAGCGCCTAGGCGCCGCGCCGCTCGCCACGCCGGGCGGCGGCGTGATGAGCCTGGCCGAACTCGCGCAGGTCGACACGGTGCTCGCGCCGAACCAGATGCGTCGCGTCGATCGTCGCCGCACCGTCACGCTGACCGTCGATCCGCCGCCGGCGATGTCGCTGGAGGAAGCGCTCGGCATCGTCGAGGACGACGTCGTGCCGGTGCTGCGCGATGCGTTGCCCGACGACGCGGCGATCCGCGTATCGGGCAGCGCCGACCGCCTCGGCGAAGTCGTGCGCAGCATGGGCACCAACTTCGCGATGGCGCTGGTGGTGCTGTTCCTGCTGATGGCGGCGATGTTCAAGTCGCTGCGCGACAGCGCGTACGTGATGGCGACGCTGCCGATGGCGGTGCTCGGCGGCGTGATCGGCCTGCGCGTGCTCGACCTGGTCGCCGGGCAGACGCTCGATCTGCTGTCGATGATCGGTTTCATCATGCTGCTGGGCATGGTGATCAACAACGCGATCCTGCTCGTCGCGCAGGCGCGCGAAGGGCAGGCGGCGGGCGCGACGCTCGAGGACGCGCTGAAGCAGGCGCTCGACCAGCGGCTTCGCCCGATCCTCATCGGCGCGCTCACCGGCGTGCTCGGCGCGCTGCCGATGGCGATCAATCCCGGCCCCGGCGCGGTGATCTATCGCGGCCTGGCGGCGGTGTCCGTCGGCGGGGTCGCGCTGAGCCTGGTGTTCATCGTCGTGCTGGTGCCGGCGTTGCTGCGTTTGTGCGAGTCGCGTCGCGCGAGCGCCGTCGACGAAGCGCGCACGCTTGCTCCCCTTCCTTCCCCCGGAGGCTGA
- a CDS encoding LytR/AlgR family response regulator transcription factor, with product MDKVVERERLSDSATHGRLRALIVDDEPLARRGLEIRLEAHPDVEIVGEYGDGLSAIAGLREHRPDLVFLDVQMPGMDGFETLRSIPAHEMPLVVFVTAYDHYAIRAFEASATDYLLKPVEETRLAQALARVQLARSQREASGHCAHLLGLLGELSGRPLLDLDEALKPDALEQLRRDDKLAVRDGGRTVRVDLASIRWIDAAGDYMCIHTDGPVDRAAPQGETLVLRATMRDLEKQLDPQRFPRIHRSTIVNARRVVELRPHTNGEGFLRLDCGQELKLSRTHRDKLALLL from the coding sequence ATGGACAAAGTCGTCGAACGCGAACGCCTGTCCGACTCCGCCACGCACGGGCGCCTGCGCGCGCTGATCGTCGACGACGAACCGCTGGCGCGTCGCGGCCTGGAAATCAGGCTGGAAGCGCATCCCGATGTCGAGATCGTCGGCGAATACGGCGATGGTCTGTCGGCCATCGCGGGATTGCGCGAGCACCGTCCGGACCTGGTGTTCCTCGACGTGCAGATGCCCGGCATGGACGGCTTCGAAACGCTGCGCAGCATCCCCGCGCACGAGATGCCGCTGGTCGTGTTCGTCACCGCGTACGACCACTACGCGATCCGTGCGTTCGAGGCATCGGCAACTGATTACCTGCTCAAGCCTGTGGAAGAGACGCGCCTGGCGCAGGCGCTCGCGCGCGTGCAGCTGGCGCGTTCGCAGCGTGAGGCGAGCGGGCATTGCGCGCACCTGCTCGGACTGCTCGGCGAACTGAGCGGCCGGCCGCTGCTGGACCTGGACGAAGCGCTGAAACCCGATGCGCTGGAGCAGTTGCGCCGCGACGACAAACTCGCCGTGCGCGATGGCGGCCGCACCGTGCGCGTGGACCTTGCGAGCATCCGCTGGATCGACGCCGCCGGCGATTACATGTGCATCCACACGGACGGCCCGGTCGATCGCGCCGCGCCGCAGGGCGAGACGCTGGTATTGCGCGCGACGATGCGCGACCTCGAAAAACAGCTGGACCCGCAGCGTTTCCCGCGCATCCACCGTTCCACGATAGTGAACGCGCGCCGCGTGGTGGAATTGCGGCCGCATACCAACGGGGAAGGTTTCCTGCGACTGGATTGCGGCCAGGAGCTGAAGCTGTCGCGCACGCATCGGGACAAGCTGGCGTTGTTGCTTTGA
- a CDS encoding sensor histidine kinase, with amino-acid sequence MAITATHPLDLPRQHLFWIFHSAGWLGYFGQSWLAAIAYGKPSGYWIVPFTAACTGFVVTLGLRYLLRACWGLSPRKLLMTMILPILASSAVMDLTTRTMLVRFCDTCAPTSRMAYIAYSLTYIYVVLAWVGLYLGIKYYRQLQDETQRALAARTMAHQAQLKMLRYQLNPHFLFNTLNAISTLVLDRDNATANRMVQGLSSFLRHSLDNDPMQRVTLRQELDALTLYLDIEKIRFAERLRIETDIDEDCWRALLPSLLMQPLVENAIKYAVAKQVAGGLLRIEAERDGDQLVLRVIDDGPGCSSLEGSQLPPGKGVGLRNTRERLNVLYGEESSFAVRNRERGIEVELRLPFETKQLGGE; translated from the coding sequence ATGGCCATTACCGCGACCCACCCGCTGGACCTGCCCCGCCAGCACCTGTTCTGGATATTCCACAGCGCCGGCTGGCTGGGCTATTTCGGCCAGAGCTGGCTGGCGGCGATCGCCTACGGCAAGCCGTCGGGCTACTGGATCGTCCCGTTCACCGCCGCCTGCACCGGCTTCGTCGTCACGCTCGGACTGCGCTACCTGCTGCGCGCGTGCTGGGGACTGTCGCCGCGCAAGCTGCTGATGACGATGATCCTGCCGATCCTCGCCAGCTCCGCGGTGATGGACCTCACCACGCGCACGATGCTCGTGCGCTTCTGCGACACCTGCGCGCCGACCAGCCGCATGGCGTACATCGCCTACTCGCTGACCTACATCTACGTGGTGCTGGCGTGGGTGGGCCTGTACCTGGGCATCAAGTACTACCGCCAGCTGCAGGACGAAACGCAACGCGCGCTCGCCGCGCGCACCATGGCGCACCAGGCGCAGCTGAAGATGCTGCGTTACCAGCTCAATCCGCATTTCCTGTTCAACACGCTCAACGCCATCTCCACGCTGGTGCTCGATCGCGACAACGCCACCGCCAACCGCATGGTGCAGGGGCTGTCGTCGTTCCTGCGGCATTCGCTGGACAACGATCCCATGCAGCGCGTCACGCTGCGCCAGGAACTCGACGCGCTCACGCTGTACCTGGACATCGAGAAGATCCGCTTCGCCGAGCGCCTGCGCATCGAAACCGACATCGACGAGGACTGCTGGCGCGCGCTGCTTCCGAGCCTGCTGATGCAACCGCTGGTCGAGAACGCCATCAAATACGCCGTGGCGAAACAGGTCGCCGGCGGCCTGCTGCGCATCGAGGCCGAACGCGACGGCGACCAGCTCGTGCTGCGCGTGATCGACGACGGCCCGGGCTGTTCGAGCCTGGAAGGCAGCCAGTTGCCGCCCGGCAAGGGCGTCGGCCTGCGCAACACGCGAGAACGTTTGAACGTGCTGTACGGCGAGGAAAGCAGCTTCGCCGTGCGCAATCGCGAGCGCGGCATCGAAGTCGAACTGCGCCTGCCGTTCGAAACCAAACAGCTGGGCGGAGAGTGA